A genome region from Fervidobacterium changbaicum includes the following:
- a CDS encoding type II secretion system protein GspD has translation MKRLQTSSILITVFLFFLFSSSFAELTDLTYVKTSSEIVVIASFTKSPTVQYYSKNGSKTVHFLVVNDTCISPIYLPVNAETVEGVQVIPFRGALNIFVYTITPVSATYNVTGSKLYIRLPLSTSTKRMTANFTNLKSEVAFKDLAEFFGINLVLYDSAKGKFVNTKANNSSIEQILRNLLTLTGLSYAYAEDQTLYIGAQEDIERTFALNFQIPGGKVSVEELSKMFVESIYVQPMSDKSKLFTYGGVNQYKILASAIGLAASELTKKTEPKLPWYYIDYSSDDKELEEFLSKLRKIYDFDFVILPEIKKVALSGVDWDKAEEMIRTLKPARNPTLETQYKTFISEYPQRVAEFLRLLYKDVGIQVIGDKLYVPADYESVVKSFLQDPVISQPWKVTLTDVPEELVKTTLSYLDIPEVDYILKSYDNTVYVTLFVSEKKYKEFLELVNLMGTTTATVKVDDVFLKAFNVNVLQSFSDGSKLVKGKIKEIERLKKAVEENLTTVILKADPSDPSKDVMEKLTGYTVGLSTDGYWIFTVPKQEASKVQEKVKNIREGFGKNIIILSGKYDENAFEVVKKLYGVEVYELSNALLIYGSQALSAKQFLENLTVENFIVPVQISLSTSHIDYVKKVYNADVTYFQDLGKAVVSGLTENALRAAAYLKSLSLQSDLVSLNLSGTLKKEDLEKLSTIMGLNVKVEIVGDTAYLKGSKEEIEKLIKEINRLTKSPEMKYEVLSYDDSLDEVLKKLYGVQTYKTKFGYIVYGTQEQIQNVKTFLGQIRVDEEVRVVTTSVEENYIRMIKEIFDSTVKHYKIGDNLYLIGKKESLDKIQKEIAIFDEEKGSMVIDTLRVSGNVKTEDMTKLRDLLGLKAEAIQVGDIVYLKGKKEEVAKLKSELERLSQYPELKYELLNYDDALDNIIKELYGVKTYKVKAGYIVYGTKEQIASVKSFVSGFSTQLELRSLTTKLEPKDIETIISVYDADVKYYKVGDKVYLIGKKESLDNIEKEIMQFNIDSEYNVINGKLLIEVSNKNLAEIIMKVSNILKEQVILADELKTNVTLRLLVPDFKSFLEYLQTFGVSYKQTDEVYLIYSNLPQQTSVREQQAVSQLAQPGEVVVKEGLITINASNKDVTDIVSQVLSKLGKSYKIDNVQARIFSVSLNNIDYETFKDVFSEWVSFREIGNVVYVSKPVAKSDSKVAVRDGKISVKIDNEPLGSVIRSVFESFGYSVIFAKPITTTATMSISNIDFDTFTSILLNYGVALKKSGNVYVVDTTPEATKTKTTYTFNVTRGADRVKQLIEFYGGKALVNTDAGIIIAYDLDPKNVDDIRNVIEKVSKVRVVSIEAKVVDEALLNSLGFDITTILSSADYVSIGTGGLSLKFKIVDFLDLQALWNKIVDEAQIQIKTSGSNVQIPYGTYGTGKLLASPNIIAKSGEQARIFIGDSIPVIVSQQGQQSVTYLEAGIELKITPSVNLDDTIDLDLFTSVGNFDYSVVISGLPKQNKREASTKITLKDGQTLILGGLAREEISKSEWKIPILGDLPIIGWLFKGTQEKIEQRNIVIFLTAKIIEQ, from the coding sequence TTGAAGAGATTGCAGACTTCCTCAATTCTAATTACTGTTTTTCTTTTTTTTCTTTTCTCAAGTTCCTTTGCAGAACTTACAGACCTTACATATGTTAAGACCTCAAGTGAGATAGTGGTCATAGCGTCCTTCACAAAATCCCCGACGGTTCAGTACTATTCAAAAAACGGAAGTAAGACCGTCCATTTCTTAGTGGTAAATGATACATGCATAAGTCCTATTTATCTACCTGTGAATGCAGAAACAGTCGAAGGTGTCCAAGTGATACCGTTTCGTGGTGCTTTAAATATTTTTGTGTACACAATTACCCCCGTTAGTGCAACGTACAATGTTACGGGATCAAAATTGTATATTAGATTACCTTTAAGTACTTCCACAAAAAGAATGACAGCGAATTTTACAAACCTTAAGAGCGAAGTTGCTTTCAAAGATTTGGCGGAATTCTTTGGGATAAATCTTGTCTTGTACGATAGCGCTAAGGGAAAATTTGTAAATACAAAGGCCAACAACTCGAGCATAGAACAAATTTTGAGAAATCTCCTGACTCTTACAGGTTTGTCTTATGCTTACGCTGAAGATCAAACTTTGTATATTGGGGCTCAGGAAGATATTGAACGAACCTTTGCACTTAACTTCCAGATTCCTGGTGGCAAGGTGTCTGTTGAAGAGTTAAGTAAGATGTTTGTGGAAAGTATATATGTCCAACCTATGTCGGATAAATCTAAGTTATTTACATATGGTGGGGTTAATCAATACAAAATACTCGCATCAGCTATAGGCTTAGCTGCAAGTGAACTAACTAAGAAAACAGAACCCAAACTTCCGTGGTATTACATAGATTATTCATCTGACGACAAAGAACTCGAAGAATTCTTGTCAAAACTGAGAAAAATCTACGACTTTGATTTTGTTATCCTCCCGGAGATAAAGAAAGTTGCCCTTTCAGGGGTCGATTGGGACAAAGCCGAGGAAATGATAAGAACACTGAAACCTGCACGAAATCCAACACTAGAAACACAATACAAGACGTTTATTTCTGAGTATCCTCAGCGCGTTGCTGAATTCCTCAGATTACTTTACAAAGATGTGGGTATCCAAGTTATTGGAGATAAACTTTATGTTCCTGCTGATTATGAAAGCGTAGTAAAAAGCTTTCTTCAAGACCCAGTTATTTCACAACCTTGGAAGGTTACACTAACAGATGTGCCGGAAGAGCTTGTAAAAACCACTTTGAGTTATTTAGACATACCGGAAGTTGATTACATTCTCAAGTCGTACGATAACACCGTATATGTAACTTTATTTGTCAGCGAGAAAAAATATAAGGAATTTCTTGAACTTGTAAATTTAATGGGAACTACAACCGCAACGGTTAAGGTCGATGATGTTTTTTTGAAAGCCTTTAATGTAAATGTATTACAAAGTTTCTCGGATGGTTCAAAGCTCGTTAAAGGGAAGATAAAGGAGATAGAACGGTTAAAAAAAGCAGTAGAAGAAAATTTAACGACAGTAATTTTAAAGGCAGACCCGTCTGATCCTTCAAAAGATGTAATGGAAAAACTTACAGGGTACACGGTGGGTCTCTCTACCGATGGATATTGGATCTTTACAGTGCCAAAGCAGGAAGCTTCAAAAGTTCAAGAAAAGGTTAAAAACATCAGGGAAGGTTTTGGTAAGAACATAATTATCCTAAGCGGTAAATACGATGAAAATGCGTTTGAAGTTGTAAAGAAGCTTTATGGAGTTGAGGTTTACGAACTCTCAAACGCATTACTTATCTATGGTTCCCAAGCACTTAGTGCAAAGCAATTTTTAGAAAACTTGACAGTTGAAAACTTCATAGTTCCTGTTCAGATTTCACTTTCTACTTCCCACATCGATTATGTCAAAAAGGTTTACAACGCTGATGTGACATACTTCCAAGATCTTGGAAAAGCAGTGGTATCTGGGCTTACGGAAAATGCGCTAAGGGCTGCTGCATACTTGAAATCACTTAGCCTCCAGTCTGACTTGGTATCCCTAAATCTTTCCGGCACTTTGAAAAAGGAAGATTTGGAAAAGCTGAGTACAATTATGGGGTTGAACGTTAAAGTGGAGATAGTTGGTGATACCGCTTATCTGAAAGGGAGTAAAGAAGAAATAGAAAAACTAATCAAAGAAATTAACAGGCTGACCAAGTCACCGGAGATGAAATACGAAGTTCTTAGTTACGATGACAGTTTAGATGAAGTCTTGAAAAAACTCTATGGTGTACAAACTTACAAAACGAAATTCGGATACATAGTCTACGGAACTCAGGAGCAGATACAAAATGTAAAAACTTTCCTTGGTCAGATAAGGGTAGACGAAGAGGTCAGAGTGGTTACAACCAGTGTAGAGGAAAACTACATAAGGATGATAAAAGAGATTTTCGATAGCACGGTGAAACACTACAAGATAGGTGATAATCTGTACTTAATCGGTAAAAAGGAGAGCCTTGATAAAATTCAAAAAGAGATAGCCATTTTCGATGAAGAGAAAGGCTCGATGGTTATAGATACGCTAAGAGTTAGTGGTAACGTGAAGACTGAAGATATGACCAAGCTTCGTGACTTGCTTGGCTTGAAAGCAGAAGCAATCCAAGTCGGTGACATTGTTTATTTAAAAGGCAAGAAAGAAGAAGTAGCCAAATTGAAATCGGAGTTAGAAAGACTCTCTCAATATCCTGAACTCAAGTACGAGTTGTTGAATTACGACGATGCTTTGGACAACATTATAAAAGAGTTGTACGGCGTTAAAACCTATAAAGTCAAAGCTGGTTATATAGTCTACGGAACTAAAGAACAGATTGCAAGTGTGAAGAGCTTTGTGAGTGGTTTCTCGACGCAGCTTGAGTTAAGGTCTTTAACAACGAAACTTGAACCAAAGGATATTGAGACGATCATTTCAGTTTACGATGCAGATGTTAAATATTACAAGGTTGGTGATAAAGTATATTTGATAGGTAAAAAGGAGAGCCTTGATAATATAGAAAAGGAGATAATGCAGTTCAATATTGATAGTGAGTACAACGTCATAAATGGTAAATTGCTGATAGAAGTTTCAAACAAGAATTTAGCGGAAATAATAATGAAGGTAAGTAACATATTGAAAGAACAAGTTATTTTGGCTGACGAACTAAAAACCAACGTTACTTTGAGATTGTTAGTACCAGATTTTAAAAGCTTTTTGGAGTACTTACAAACGTTTGGTGTTAGCTATAAACAAACAGATGAGGTTTACTTGATTTATTCAAATCTTCCTCAACAAACATCTGTTCGAGAGCAACAAGCAGTATCTCAACTTGCACAGCCGGGAGAAGTTGTAGTTAAAGAAGGACTAATAACTATCAACGCTTCGAACAAAGATGTAACTGATATAGTTTCTCAAGTACTCTCCAAGCTTGGAAAATCTTACAAAATCGATAATGTTCAAGCAAGGATATTCTCTGTGAGTTTGAATAACATAGACTACGAAACTTTTAAGGATGTCTTTTCAGAATGGGTTAGTTTCAGAGAAATTGGTAATGTGGTGTACGTCTCAAAACCTGTTGCGAAGAGTGATTCAAAAGTTGCGGTAAGGGATGGAAAAATTAGCGTGAAAATAGATAACGAACCGTTGGGTAGTGTTATTAGGTCTGTTTTTGAAAGCTTCGGATACTCTGTAATCTTCGCAAAACCGATAACTACTACTGCAACAATGTCGATTTCAAACATTGATTTTGACACATTCACTTCCATACTCTTAAATTACGGCGTTGCTTTAAAGAAATCCGGAAATGTTTACGTCGTAGATACTACGCCCGAAGCCACTAAGACGAAGACCACATATACGTTCAACGTCACACGCGGAGCTGATAGGGTTAAACAACTCATAGAGTTCTACGGAGGAAAAGCTTTGGTGAATACAGACGCTGGAATAATAATTGCCTACGATCTGGATCCGAAAAACGTTGACGATATCAGGAACGTTATAGAAAAAGTTTCCAAAGTGAGGGTTGTTTCTATCGAAGCGAAAGTCGTCGACGAAGCTTTGTTGAACAGTCTTGGATTTGATATCACAACGATTTTGAGCTCAGCTGATTACGTATCGATAGGAACAGGAGGACTTAGCTTGAAATTCAAGATCGTCGACTTTTTGGATTTGCAGGCTCTTTGGAACAAAATAGTTGACGAAGCTCAGATTCAAATCAAAACATCGGGCAGTAACGTGCAGATCCCATATGGGACATATGGAACGGGCAAACTCTTAGCAAGTCCTAACATAATAGCCAAGAGTGGTGAGCAAGCAAGAATATTTATAGGTGATTCCATACCCGTAATAGTAAGTCAGCAAGGTCAACAAAGCGTGACT